From the Trifolium pratense cultivar HEN17-A07 linkage group LG4, ARS_RC_1.1, whole genome shotgun sequence genome, the window ttttatctttatttagtttttaatttgttgttattAAGATATGCATAGGTTTAATTAAGTTATATTCTGTTGGTATATTATTACTTCTAATGTGAGATTTTTTAACAGTATATGTTAATAGTTTGCAggataacaattttttatactagtGCATCTCAATCGTGTCTCTTGTATTTATACATGTatttaaaaagaagaaagaaaggaaaagaatGAAATACAATAGAATTTctatttaagcctaaaaattCCACTTCAATACAAAATGAGTTTGGAAACTTAGCATTGTACACATAAAAGTAGATATTAAGTTAGGTGAGTGACCATGTTTCCATAAAATTccaaacaaactttttttttttcacactataaaacaaatatattaaaatttaattgaaataattttatcatTGAGAAATTATTTCCAAATATACCAACAATCAATTGATCACGAGCGGTAAAAGATTTGAGCTTTAAGCAACTCTCGAATTAGTTTCTActttcaatgtttttttattacttttttttatttggtcttAGATGAAATGATAATTCAtttaaattaaactcacataattaTGAGATCTCGAGTTCGAACTCGGATCACGACGTCCAGCCTAATAATTTCGGCATTTTTTGTCGTTGAGCAATGATTTATGAgactttttttattacttttgtCATTAGACATTTCGAATTTTTAATAAACGCTTACCTTTAAGTTTATAATGATAAACGGTTTTTTAAACTATAAGCTTatcttaattgaaaaaaaaagtatgaccGTCAAAAGCCAATAACAACAAATGCATATTCAGTTcaaatttgttaattttgacAATGCTATGTTGTGTTAGAATACTTGTTAATCCATAATGTGTTACATTATAAGTAGGAACAAAAAtcagaagatttttttttttgtttacagaAACGAATTCATTCAAACCCGAACTAAATCGATTGTGACACAAAAACAATACAAGGAGGAAATTCATCGATCCAAACATAGCATATGAACCGAACTATTTGATATCTAACTCGGGTTATTTTTATGAATCATTTGATCTTAATCTAATGTTGAGATATCTAGTTATGAAATCTTAGACAACTACTAATACTATTGCTCTCTCAATTGTGGATACCACTGCTCCCTTTGTCAGAACTTGTTCCAATAAGTCCATCTCTCCTCATTTTATCTTCCTTAGATTTCCTACAAAAAATCACCCAAGAATTTACCTCCAAAGCAATGGAAACACCAATAAGAGTAGAAAGTCCTAAACAGTAACTCAACTTGGCATAGGACCTACTAGCTCCAATCACTTCAAACCCTTGAAACACATTCACAAACCCAAGTACCACACAAGAGTATCCAACAAAATGGTGATAAGATTTCCAATACTTCCTAAACTTGTTCCTTTCATTTGGCCTAAACAACAATGCTAAAGTTTGCAATGCTCCGAGGCAAAACACTGCGATTCCAAGCTTCCTATGGAGTCCGTACTCAACTCCTGGCGACATTTGCCCGAGTTGGATACCAATTCCAAACCCAACAGTTCCaagaacaaaaccaaacaaTTGTATTCCTGCATGAGCATAGAACCATGCAGGGCCTAATGTCTCAATGTGTCTAAGGTAACGTGCGGTTATTGCTCCCATAGGTAAAAGAATACCCCAAGAGATTGCGTTTATAGCGCCATGAACCACTCTAAGCATTTTCATGTCAGTGTGTTGAGATGCCGAGGATGCTGAACCCGACAAAACATCAAAAGTGGAAATAGAAGATAGATCAATTGAGGTTGTTGGGTGAATGGTTGGTGAGTAGCCTTGAACATAAAGTCCTCTATTCCAAACAAGGTGGATATTGGTTTTATTCGATTCGAGTTTGAGTTTGGCGTAAATTTGAATAGGTGCACCGTTATGTATAGTTGCCATTTTGCCACCATACATGGCTGCAGAGGAAGAGAGGAGATTGATATTATCAAAGGGTTGAGAAAGAAGTGGTGATTTTTGGAGTTTAACAGTGGTGTCAAGTATGAAAGGGAGAAGGACTATTTGTCCCGTGTTCGGGTCTGGAAAGCATATTAAGGCATTAGTTCCTGTCATTTGTGGTGAAGTAGGGTTTATGCCAAATCCAACCCAACCAGAAGGTGAAATGAAGGTGCCAAAGAAGATTAATTCTAAGGTGGAGCTGTGAGGGTGGAAAGTCCATGCTATTGATGCTTGTTGTGTGGGAAGGTTCATGCATTTTTGAAAGGTTTTGGTTGAAGTTTCTGTTGTGCAGTGAGATGAGAAAACCGTGAGAGGAAGGTACCATAGAGAAAGTGGAAGGAGGAAGTGATAAACATGAAACATGGTGTAGTGGGAGAATTGGTTTGCAGTTGCAGTGTTAAATATTTGTTAAGGCTTTTGTTAAAGATTTGTGTTATGTAATGATGTTTTTAGAGAAAAAGTGTTTAAGTGTCATCATGGATTTTGAGGGAAATTTAGTTTGTGCTTAACTTTGAAGGAAAGCCAATACTACTCTATCTATGTGTTTGGTGGAGATTTTTCTGTTTTCTGTTTTTGTATGAATTTCACATATAATGTAGCTTCCATATAACCGGATTCGGATTTGGCATAGTAATTGTGTTAAACAGTTTTCGATCTCAACCATTCAGTCTCAAACTAACGGCGGAGATAATTtatgaaattctggcacaccaGTATGAAGATGTTGAGAacgatgctccaacactgtATGTCAAGAGACAATGCTTAGTCTAATGATCCAACACCTTGACAAAATAATACTAGATggacaataaagaaaaataaagaacagGAAACAAAATAACACAGTCAAATTCGACAGTGAGATTGAAAATCCCGGCCACTTAGGTTGGTTTGGTGGTATTGGTTTGgaacctgagagtgtgctccttcTTAAGATCTCAAATTCGATTCTCTCTATTGCCAATATGGATGaactaatttaatttctttacaAAAACAAGTGAGACTGAAAATTGCCTATTTTGTTTACAGTAGCAGATCCATATGTCCCAAACAATCATGTTCTTTTCATGAAATCTATGGTTTTATTACTAGGAGGCTGTCACTTTGGAGAATTTTTGTACACATTTATAAGTGGAATTGACATTTTTGGCTTATTGTGATTGGTTAGAACTTATAATCTAGAAATATAGGAAACACAAGACACTATGACATCATATGATATACTCTTATGTCTAGCTAGTGGGCCTATTCCTTTTTTGTGGTAGctattatttttaatgtgaTATGGCTAATTGATGTCTGGATATTGTGCTTGGCTTTGAAGCTATGCCAAAATCATTTAAGCTGTGACCTTAGAATTTtagaattgtttttgtttttgaaagaaacaaaatataatCACAGACAGATGTCATATGTTTTGGATCTTTGTACTATTTAAATGAGTCGTGCTAAAAAAATTCTCTAAATGCACTGTTTAATGAGTTTATAAAAAGCAATTGTCTTGAAAATCAAAGTCAAAGATTTGTTAAAGTACTTGttcgtctcaaaatataaataaatattgatcaatacaaattaatatattttgtgtaaaatttaaactaaatatactaatttttacttatatttcaaaACGGAGGAGTATAATTATACAACTTTTTACAAAAGTTATCTCTTAAACAATACGTTAAAAATACTTAATGGCATTTACATATTCAAAAAGTAATATGACACTTTTTTACATAAAGATTCAAACAAATGTGAAGCAAAAAAAGTATTTACTCCGTCTcattttaaatgacatttttttgactttgatttgtcccaaaataaatgacatatacaattttcaaagtcattttttCCAATATTACCCTTTATGTGGGTTCCTGTTTATGCGTGGCATACTCAACCAATTTAATCATTACTACTAGTAATGAAAAAGGTAAGAGCAATTTAGTAATTATAGAATtctctctcttttatttatgcacttttcttaaagtgtgtgaaattgtcaaatatatctttaaaatgggacggagggagtataatttttTACTGGCATGACAATAGGATTATAGgacaatttcaaaaaataactGCTTTTacataaaaacaataattaaataagaaaaaactCTAATGTAGACAAAGGTAGGGCCACCATAACAAAGAATATATTAAAGTGTATGGCCATTATAAATAATGAAATCTGCATAAGCATGCTTGTGATAATTACTTTTGGCTCATTAAGTTTTTGCtttgtcaaatttattttttttttgcttattcaAGATACCAAATCTAATCCTTAGATCAAAAGCAAATGATAAAAAGAAACTATTAGAGTATAAGTTACATTATTATATTGAATAGGTttagctaaaaataaaaaattggctGCAGAAAGAGGCTGCAAGTCATCTTGCTAATCACACACAATAAGAATGGTAATCTCATTACAGTGGTCAACAAGTTCAATAAAGAACTTCCTTTTCAAAATTGTTATGACAAGGTGCTATGAAGTTCCTGCCATTCGACCtttaaatactatatatatatccttCCAAAATTTAGATAATGGTAATCACATTATCAATCCATCCTAAATAATATAtccttccaaaaaattaaatactcctAAACTACCAAAAGCATTGAAGCTTTGTTATATAGAAAAAGAAACCAAATATCTCAATCTTAAGTATAACATTTTACAGTGATATCCAAAACATTCGAACATGCACCACAATTGTTTGCAGTTGAGTAGTTATAAGTCCAAACATTGCCCTCATGGGGCAGGGGATGAAAGGATCACTATAACTCAAATATTATATCAGGCCCCAGATTGAGGTTGATTCCTGTTGTATTGCTCGTATCTTCGAGAGATACCTTCATCAGATAAGGTGTCCCATAACTGCAAAATaattagatacatcaatttcaCAGAGGGGACTATTAAGAATACTGAAGTTAACGGACAACTGCCATCTGCCTTTTTCACTTACTTGTAATTTTCCGTTTGAGCCTCCTATAGCCAACAAAAACGGGTTGTCCTCGGAGAAAGAGATAGAAAAGACAGCCCCCTATCAAACGCGATAAAAAGAGAAGTTGTGAGTTTCAATTCAACAAAAGACGTGAAGATTCATCAAATACTTTACATTTGACGTATATGGTAGGGGGGGCGGGGGAAGAAACTCACAGCTTCTGGAGTTTTAGATGCAACACAAGATGGTTGGTTGTTAGACAAATCCCATAGTTTTACCTGTTACAAATAATTGCAGAAAATTAAATGAATTCCAATCTGCAGCATACGGTAATACAggaaaacaacaaaattgacTTCACTATTACCGTTTTATCCATGGATCCCGTAGCAAGAAGCTGCATGAGATCATGTCAACAGGGTAGGGTTACACTTAAGTACATATAAGTTGGTAATATCACAAAGTGTTGAAGATACATACATTAGGTGCTGACACATTATAGGATACGGAGGTAACAGATTTATCATGTGCATGAAGTGTAAAAGTAGCATTCTGCTCAGCTGAGGCATTGGACACGGCTGTCCGAACATCAAAACTCTTGACCGTTCCATCTTCAAGACTCACCTAACAGGACAATTAAATCACTATTAGTGAACTAGACCCTATGCATCCAAGAAatcaaaattggaaattcatcTGACAGAATAAGAATTGACAGAATAAGAATTGAACTAGACCCTACGTTTAATTTATCAGAAAttttataagtaatattattagGACACAGGCCTCAGAAATAACTATAACGCACCACATAAGAGTGCTCAGTGTGTGGATCCCATGCCAAGCCCTCTACATCAGCGCTGACCGACCACGTATAGCCAGAATGTGACGGCGTCCTTACATCCTTCTGCAAAGTTTAATAGCACTAAAGCCATTAGATAGCTGAAATTTTGAACAGAAAATATCACTTTTGAAGTTCCAACAGATTCACATTAAAATGGAAATAAATGTCTCTTTTAGCTCATGAATATtgcaaacaaagaaaaaggtACGATAGGTAATcaatacaaaatataaaaaagccAAGTAAGAAAGAAACATTGGATCATTACCAAGGCAACAGTATGATCAAATGAACCACTAAGAAGGATATGTTGTGCATGATGATTCCAAGCAACTGCCTGAACCTGCAAGAATATGTCGGTTGAAAGTAATCAAGATAAGAATTGGCTCAAACAATTTAATTAGTCGATGACGGAAAATTATAGAATATTGCATTTTACAAGTTAATTAAAAGAGACATGTATGTCCCACCTTCCTTATCAACAATATAGAACTTTGCTCAAAAAAGCAGGACTTGAAAATTTGTTCATCACATTTATAAATCCATAATTAATAGAGCATTTCAATTTGAAGCTGATGATTTTAATTATATCAATAAATTGGCTTCACATAAAATTTTATGCATTCTAACTTAATTCTTAGGGTCTTACCTTGTCAGAGTGATGATCCATTGTAATAGTACACTTTCCAGCAACGACATCCCAAATCTTCACTCGCTTGTCAGCACTGGCACTTGCAAGTGTGTTGCTGTAATTTTAAAGAATATTCGTCAAACTCAAGAGGTGTCAAGGAAGAGAgttaaaaaagtataaaaccATTACGTTCCAGAAAGCATAGAGCAGAGAAAATAGAAGCACAATCCAAATTTATCAAAcctgtatttcttgttccaagCAAGACCAAGTACTGAGTCGGTGTGACTGTCCTCTTTGTATTTTGCTGATTTCTATCACCAAACAAATTACAGAATCAGAAAGAGAGATTCGTATGATAGCttgaaatcaattttttatcaaaaaatggctaaaaaatatttgttttaaatctaaaaggataaaataaaataatgataaaagGAGATTTCCATTAGCTGTTAGTAAATCTAGATAGGAAGGTTCTGTTGGGACATGCATGGGATCAGAAAATATAACCAAATTATACAAGAAAATTATGGAAGTTCACAATAAGCTTTGCTCCTGATATGTATATGGCATCTATATTATATTTTCAGTTCCATCTAATACTATTCAAAATCCAAAAGTTGTTAGTTATGAAATTCATAAATAACCAAAAGTCAGGACCCTGACAACAGAGCAAAATTACTTGGACTTAAGTGAATGACTAAATTTCATCCACAAAGTATAAGGTAGATATGAAAACTTAAgaatcaagatttttttttgggaaaaaaaatttaaaactaaaagCATCAATTGAAGTACGCAGTATAATATACACATGCACACATAGTATGCAGCTACTCAAATATGTATAACCACGCAACTCACCAAAACTTTAGCCTCCATTTGAGAGTTTGGAGAGGACAAGGGGGGGACTTTGGGAGGAGAGGGAAAAagtgttttttagttttgaagAATATATCTAAGACCTCCAAACTCCTCCAATCTAATACAGTTTTTCAGTTGCCCGACATTAGGGGGATTTTGtgttatgaagaaaaataaacctcACATTCATGTTGGAGGACTAAAActtggaagttttttttttttactaaaacttGGAAGTTAGAACCAAAAAATGGGAAACGGTGTGTTGAGATAGACAACCAACAGTTATAGAAGACCgacatttaaattttcaaacagCACAGACCACAACAGAACAGCACGTGACTTCTACAGTTAAATCACAATTAAGTAAGCAGCAAATCCAGAACAAAAGAGGTAACCAAATAATTTAATGGTGATTGATAATAACAAGAATGTATAACAAACCTTTTTCCCATTTTTCCcctttttccttttctctttgCCACCCAACACCACACATGGCTCTACCTCATCAATCTgagaacaaaagaaaattacaatgTATTCTGCAAAAAAGCCTCTATTGAAGTATATGATCTTTTGGATACACTTACAACATCAAGGTCCCAAATTTCAATGGATGGACCCATTGAACCAACCGCCAAGAAGTTACCTGTTATCATAATGAAACTATTTTAAGATAATAAGATTATGCAAAGGCAAACAGGTATTAACCTGAATTTTTAGCATAAATTGCTATTACCCAAAAGTTCGAAGATTTATTTTAACAGTCTAAACACTAGACAACTAAGCGCGATTATTAATCTCCTTATTTTCTAATGAATCGTAAGTTGCAACTTTTTTCTCTAGATGGAACATGAATTGTTATTGATTTTGGCATTCTAAAATGAAGGTAAAAATTACCAGAACATATCATTATCACAGTTTAAGGTTTGTCTTgagattttaatatttctatGAGCCCCTATATTTACTTGCAAAGAAATTGAAGATAGAAAGACCGAATAGCTCAAATATTACGAACAATCCATCAACACGTATCAAGCAAAGAACTAATTGGGTTTGGACCTTTTTCTCCTCCTTTAAGGGGGCAATCAAGCCAAGCCGTACAGAGTGGAAATTCCGGAATAATAATATCATGGTGAGTATACAAGTTCATATCGCGGGTATTGGCATCCTCAAGTATAAAAACCTGCCAAAGcataaaaacacatgataagtcTAATTTTCAAAGCTGAGTACAACAACAATGATATATCATCTTCAATTTGTAGTCACAGAGAACAACTAACTTACTTGAAGAAAATTGAGATCGTCCTCAGTACGCGCACAAACAACAACTGAATCAGTTGGATAAATCATGTTTTCAAGATCTTCAGAATCAGAATTCTCCTTAATAACACATATATTACATAATCTCAGTAAATAAATAGAATCGAAATAACCTAACAAACCATGCAAATATTAAAACTTATCTCACATTATTATTTTGGATATATGGATCCAATTCATTACTCGGATAATAAAGATCACCCATCCCAGAACTGAATAACTCAAATCCTATTGTcataagaaataaaaacatgcataaataTAAGCAGCAGAAACATAAGCTTTAAAAAAAGGTTGACAGAGGCCCTGTTCGAATAAACAGCTTAGGATCTGTTTGAATTGGTTTACTTGAATTTGCCTACTAGTACGAGCACTTGTAAGACTGTTTGGGAGGATTTACTGAAACAGTTTATAGaagtccataagttgtttttagcatattttcaTAAACCCTCGAAGATAGctgatgaaaacaatttataaattatatacaaaatatagtttcactttattttttcttttgttgtaaaactagcttatacataagcacatAATATGATAATCATTTAtactataagcacttaattaagttgtttatccaaacagacccttaatttGTAGCTTTTAGCATAAGGGCTTATAAATAAGCTATTTatatactaaaatataaattattttcctATAACCTCATGTCAtaagagtttatgaaaataaggtgAAAACACACAACTTAttaacatgtcataagttgttctcccaaacagtctcaaAGTACTTATGCTAACAGATGatctcaaataagtcaattcaaacaagCTCGACATTCATAATTAGGTATGTGAAACAGTAAAAAGACACCTTCTTCATCCTCTTCGTCATAATTATCCATATTGAGATCCTTCAATGCAAGGGTAATATCATCACCGTTTTCATTCGACGGTTTACCAATTGCATCAGCAACAGTTAAAGCATGTGCAACTTCATCATTCTTTTTGTTagcatcatcttcttcattctcatctTCTTCTCCAACACTGCAATGATAATAATTTATACATAatttacataaataataatataagaattGATTAAGATTATGCTAATGCTAATGTGGAATGTTAATTgagtattatatattatatatactttgCAAGAGTGTTGGAGATGATTTCTTCAATATCTTCTCTGGAAGGAGGTTCGGCGAAAACCGGTTCGGCTTTCGAAACACCTTTCGGAATCCATGAAATTGCGACAATCATGGCGGCGATTCTACGGCCAAAACACAAACAGTGTATAAATACTTCGTTTGATTATGAATTCACATGAATAACTTCGTTTCATTGAGAATAGAGAAACAATACTTACATGGAGCACGGAACAGAAAACGTTCACTCGCCGGAGAAAATTGAGCTTTTCGCCGTCACCGGTTAGAAAGTGATTGTGAGGTTTTGTGTGCGGCGGTGGCAGAAGAGGGATGAACCGTTTTGATTATTTTTAGTTTCGTTATTTCGTTACTTCAATAAACCGGTGAGGATTTATGGGCCTTGATTCAAGGCCATAATATAGGCCCGATACCTTGAAAGCTGCTATATACACCCCCATGTTTTGTTAATAAATGTGTGTGATGTTTATTGCTATAGTCCTTTGATGTATCGaaattataaacacatatttaatgtctttttattagtatttttattgattaaataaaccaacaaaaatatatttaagaattAAATTGactatttaatttaaaacaattttgatGATCAAAATGACGAATAAATTAGAGACACTtgtgaatattttataatttgttctACAAGTGTTTGAATTTGTCACTACTTAGTTTATAAGATGAAAAAATACTTGTtggataatattttttttatataggaaGAAAACCTTATCATTTCTTCTTTCAATGTTATTGACGTTTTCATTTTActtgaaaaaagaaatattccttaaaaatatattaatatttataagttaattcaaccactttatttatttatttatttttacggAATTTCAATCACTTTATCAAAtgctacaaattcaatcaacaaTTTATTCACTATAAacaataaactagcttataagttatttaATATAAGCTCATTCAATACAAACTAACATATCAACATGTTTTATTTGGCGACGcctaattttgagtttttagcttataagatCGTATGACAAAAATAAGACTCTTTtggaaaaacttttttttacgagtttataatattttttttggattttcaccATCAATATCCAACCCACATGACCTCTTAATTTGATTCGGACTTCGGAGGTTTGTTCTGGCATAAAGTGATTTCAGCCCCTCGCGATTGCAATTGCGGGGATCAAACTGTGGTCTTTTCTATAAAATCCAATGTCAATTATCATTTGACCAATTAACAATCGATAACTTATATTTATTATGATAACCCAGttcaattaactttttttttctttttcaattttatatcGTCGccttatttgaaaaaaatattgattaaacataattttttatatattttttatatttacaaGTTTGTTCAACATACTGCTCATTTTATataacactacaaattcaaacAACTAGCTTATTCGTCATAAGCTTATttgcaaaaaatttaaaatgataataaatatataattgcaTTCCATAATTCGTTTTCATGTAGTTGTAATTAATCTCACAAAAAACTTTCTTATGCTATACTCTTACACTGATCAAAGACTATTATACTCctttctaaaaatttaattgCATCGACATACTTCATATCTGGTGTGCGAATCATAGACTTAGCCATATTAATATGACATTTTTCACCCATTTTCACAAGTTTTTGACAACATATGTCACTTACATCTGCTTCATTGACTATACCATTAACAATTTCATTTCCACATTGTGCGCCTATTTGTTCTACACATGTAGTCAAAAATGTGGTGTTTTCAGGTCTAGTAACAAGATCACACTTGTGGTAAATTTCATCACCTGTGGTAAGATAATTAATCCATTCTGCATTTTTGAACTGAGGATCAGTTTCAAGAATATATAATGTCATTTTAGTGTGACAATAATATCCTGTTTGAAAAAGCTTATAACAACATTCAGTAGAAATATTAGTTGGATTTAAAGTAAACATTTTATTATATACTTGTTTTCCACAATTATCTCCCATATGATCTGCACATAGATGCAAATAATCAATCACAGCAGTTGGGGTTGAAGCTATTGTTATTGTGCAAATGGAAGCaaccaaaacaagaaaaaagttAAGTTTTGCCATGagaatttagaaaatttaaCTACATATGTTTATGGTTGCTAGTTTGATGTAATGTTCATCTTGATATTTGTTTAAATAGGAAGCTAAATTGATATGTTAGTTTGTTTTTCATAATAACGTGTAATCACATTAATCATATTTCTAACATAAAATATGTTACtatttgcattaaaaataaatttggtgGTTTAAATAAAAGTTGAACTTTGTAATAGTATAAGAATATTTTGGGGAGTAACTTCTAAACGTTTTATTTGACAatgtttgattttgaacttataatttttaagtttatatgaCTAAAAAGTTCGTTTGGTAACATTTTTATTCTCACGTGTTTATAGTTTGTTTTTTGCATCTTATAGTTTATAACTTACTTTTCTctcaaatttatgttttttttatatttataagttagttcaaaAACTATAAACTACTTGATATAATTGTTCTACAACTATCAATgctaaaacctaaaaaaaaataaaaataattattataagttGATCCattataaactaacttatcagccatcaattatttttgtcaaacaaccAAATTGTCAGTTTGATAAGACACATTTTTTAGcttatattttataagttcatatgattaaaaaaaacttgtttagtAATCGACTTTTCTCATGAgattataagtaaattttattagtttatagcttatttcgATAATTAGCTTATAGTTTAAAACTTAcgacttatcattttttctcttaGTTGTCTTGACgagtaattttatcaaacactacaaattcaatcaactatATTATTCTTTATAAATTCATCCATTAAAACTAACTTATTAGTTATCTACTATTTTTTGATAAACCAACCTTAATGTAATAGAAAAGTGTagatatctatatatataaatcctagatagttgtggaattgtctatctaaaccctaatccacaaaccaatgaaaacttttcatttagccatatcatccacttacattcatttaatgtggggtactaattgtaattattattattattattattattattattattatttttatttttattattattattattattttgggttattattcatttacatttttttgttcattttattattttttgtattttattgtttttttttcaaaaaggttaatgtttttgctaataatcttttgtccaatctttgtaaatataaagagttggtcgattgtcaggactactttctaatgttagtaaaaaaaatagataaaataaagtttactaatggttgttatgtcctgtatgatttttatcatattcgatatttgagtatgagttaagttggtttatttttactccaataagtttcaaattaa encodes:
- the LOC123921948 gene encoding uncharacterized WD repeat-containing protein C17D11.16 isoform X1, with translation MIVAISWIPKGVSKAEPVFAEPPSREDIEEIISNTLANVGEEDENEEDDANKKNDEVAHALTVADAIGKPSNENGDDITLALKDLNMDNYDEEDEEGFELFSSGMGDLYYPSNELDPYIQNNNENSDSEDLENMIYPTDSVVVCARTEDDLNFLQVFILEDANTRDMNLYTHHDIIIPEFPLCTAWLDCPLKGGEKGNFLAVGSMGPSIEIWDLDVIDEVEPCVVLGGKEKRKKGKNGKKKSAKYKEDSHTDSVLGLAWNKKYSNTLASASADKRVKIWDVVAGKCTITMDHHSDKVQAVAWNHHAQHILLSGSFDHTVALKDVRTPSHSGYTWSVSADVEGLAWDPHTEHSYVVSLEDGTVKSFDVRTAVSNASAEQNATFTLHAHDKSVTSVSYNVSAPNLLATGSMDKTVKLWDLSNNQPSCVASKTPEAGAVFSISFSEDNPFLLAIGGSNGKLQLWDTLSDEGISRRYEQYNRNQPQSGA
- the LOC123921948 gene encoding uncharacterized WD repeat-containing protein C17D11.16 isoform X2 produces the protein MIVAISWIPKGVSKAEPVFAEPPSREDIEEIISNTLANVGEEDENEEDDANKKNDEVAHALTVADAIGKPSNENGDDITLALKDLNMDNYDEEDEEGFELFSSGMGDLYYPSNELDPYIQNNENSDSEDLENMIYPTDSVVVCARTEDDLNFLQVFILEDANTRDMNLYTHHDIIIPEFPLCTAWLDCPLKGGEKGNFLAVGSMGPSIEIWDLDVIDEVEPCVVLGGKEKRKKGKNGKKKSAKYKEDSHTDSVLGLAWNKKYSNTLASASADKRVKIWDVVAGKCTITMDHHSDKVQAVAWNHHAQHILLSGSFDHTVALKDVRTPSHSGYTWSVSADVEGLAWDPHTEHSYVVSLEDGTVKSFDVRTAVSNASAEQNATFTLHAHDKSVTSVSYNVSAPNLLATGSMDKTVKLWDLSNNQPSCVASKTPEAGAVFSISFSEDNPFLLAIGGSNGKLQLWDTLSDEGISRRYEQYNRNQPQSGA
- the LOC123881712 gene encoding cytochrome b561 and DOMON domain-containing protein At2g04850-like; protein product: MFHVYHFLLPLSLWYLPLTVFSSHCTTETSTKTFQKCMNLPTQQASIAWTFHPHSSTLELIFFGTFISPSGWVGFGINPTSPQMTGTNALICFPDPNTGQIVLLPFILDTTVKLQKSPLLSQPFDNINLLSSSAAMYGGKMATIHNGAPIQIYAKLKLESNKTNIHLVWNRGLYVQGYSPTIHPTTSIDLSSISTFDVLSGSASSASQHTDMKMLRVVHGAINAISWGILLPMGAITARYLRHIETLGPAWFYAHAGIQLFGFVLGTVGFGIGIQLGQMSPGVEYGLHRKLGIAVFCLGALQTLALLFRPNERNKFRKYWKSYHHFVGYSCVVLGFVNVFQGFEVIGASRSYAKLSYCLGLSTLIGVSIALEVNSWVIFCRKSKEDKMRRDGLIGTSSDKGSSGIHN